The stretch of DNA AGCGGGAGGCTGCGGTGGTCACAGGCTCAGGATGGAAAGGAACCAGGGACAGACCTAATCCACTTAGAAGGACCATCTGGACTGAGAAGTAACCCCTGGAGGAACCAGGGTAAGTACATTAGGCTTCTAGCCCTCTGCCACCCTGGGGAGTCGCCTTCGAGTGGATGTTTGGAGGGAGGGCAGGTATTAGTTTATGAAGAGTAATCAGATTTGTAAATAGAATACGTGGAGGGGGAGGGAGCCAGGGGAAAGAAACCATCATCTCCTTCTCCCACCTGACAGACCCGAGTGTTTAGATGTCATCAGCCGCAGGGCGCTGGACTCCTGACCTCGACTTCCTGCTCCTCCTCTGGGTCtcagaatttattatattaactgCTATAATCTTTGAgttgattaacttttttttaagtttttggtttgtttgttttttttgcaaggcaatggggttaagtggcttgcccaaggccacacagagtCGATTTCCTCTAAAAAGAACTTCTCTGCAAGCTTCGGGGTTGGAGtctggtttctttctctgtttcccaCTCCCCTAGCAGGTGTGATAAAACAGGAAGAACAAACATTGAGCACCTACTGTTTGTAGGCACTGGgcaggggatacaaagacaaaaataaaactggtCTTGCCCTCAAGGGGCTCCCATTCCACTGGCGCACATATGtgtaaatacaaaggaaataaatagaaatttgggTAGCAGGAGGGTGAGAGAAAGGGGCAAGAATAATGGATTTTTATCAGCATTTTCCCCTAGACATCCCTAGTTCCAGCCAAAAGCGTCTGCTCATGACCCTCACGCATCTCATTCTTTAGAGTAAAGCTTTGTATTTCCTTATCTGAGGAAGCAAAAGGAAGGGACCCCGTGAGGCCAGGGTCAGGATGTGAGCCATCCACATAGTGATGGCAGTGTAGAGGGCTTGAGTTCAGGGTGGCAGGTCCCCAACTAAGCCAGAGGTACCAGTAACCTAAGGTACAACCGTAGGGGTCAGTAGGGATGTGAGTGAGGGGTATTGagtggggtgagagagagagatggagacagagagagagagagagagagagagagagagggagtgtGTGTGGCGTTGGTTGTTGTCTGGGTAGTTAACCTTTGACTTGGCCCCGTAGGTATGTGTGCCCACTCTGGCTTGAGTATTGTTAAACTTGTTGaaccagtttttccttcttttggtcaTGGAAAACTGCAGAGCCAAAAATCCCCTTTTTTACGGATATGTACAAAGGGAGGATGCTGCTCTTTTCTGGGCAGGTACGGTGGCAGGTGCCCAGGCACACTCGGTAGCTCAGGGAGTGAACTTCTCTTCCCCTATTGTTTCTTCAGTTCCTTACCAGCTGACCCACTCCCACAGCCCAGAGAAACTACTTACAAGTGACCCACAGCCCTGTCATCACCtgctctccttccttatctccttacTAGGAGTCACATTTCCCTTGATAAATTCTTTTGACTTGCCCTGTTCTGGGTAATTCTGGTTTTACATGTGGATTGGAGCTGGTTGATCTCTCCCCTCtgttccccccacccctacccatgtctctcttctctcctctcttttttcccctttcttctccctttccatctACCTCCCaacctcccctctctccctctttccttccctctctccttcctcctgtttctctcccttctcctccgaGTTCCTCTTCCATCCCTTCCCTTATTctgtcttcttcttctctctctgccCCGCTCTTTCCTCACACCTCCCATATATGGCAAAGAGAAGGCTCTCCTAGTCTGTGCAGAATCAGGGGACGGCAAACTGAAATAAGGACCAGAACACTAACACAGAGCTCCTGTAAGGGAGAGGCCACCCTGGAGTGGTGCATAAAGGGCTTAAAATGCCCCGTAGATTTTAGTGAAAACAGACACTGACTCTGTGACCTCAAGACCAACCacttccctctctgggtctccatttcctcatttcttttttcagaagtaactttattatttaatacttaatttaatttaatttaattttattaattattaatatttatttaattttattaattttaatacttaaaaatacTTAATACTTTAATTAgccaaaagaaaagtaaatattttatattgtaactCGCTATTCATTTTCACTGTTTAGGTGACTAAAGAAAAAATTCCACCTCTCGACAAGAGAGCTTATAAagtacacacacagacatatgcaTAAAATTTaccagttttttctctgaatcttcCTTCATAGTTTCTTTGtaattatttgaatatttctaatactcagatatatatatatatatgttcagaaTAATACTCAGGTGTTCTTTGAACaaattgctgttactatatacaacattctcttagTTTTTCTCATTTCAAGTATGTTATactgtacaatcatgtttaacatatttccatattagttaccatattttttttatcaatttatgaATTCTTACCCCAAAAGATTAAATCTTAACACTTGTCAAACACTAGGTTACTACTACActgatctacttttctatttcttggcCAGTGTCAAGGTCAATGCTCAATAAAACAAACTTTTGGTAATTCACTGAAcagatttaggtagaattgtaattgttattatattggttctgcctacccatgaacaattatttcttcaattattcaaatgactttttgtataaaaagtgttttataattatgtccTTGTAGTTCCTGAATTTGTCTTTGCAGCTGttctcccagatattttatactgtccacagttatttaaatggagtctttctctctcttcttgttGGGTTTTGTTGATGATACATAGGTCCAATAGAGATGCCACTGATTTATGCAAGTTTATCTTCTATCCTGCTCCGTGGCTAAAATTATTCATTCAACCTTGtatatcatttcatctgcaaagagattgTTCTTTTCATTGCCCAGTCTGAATGCTAGAATAATAGTAATTGTTGATAATGGGCgtccttgtttcactctttttcttACCTTACAGGGAAGGCTTTTAGcttattatcaccattacaaataatgcttgctgatggttttagggagatacttatcattttaaggaaaactctatttataCCTATGCTTTCAAAGTGTTTTAAACAGGAACATGTTTTATCCTGTCAAAAGCTTTTCTATATCTATTgctataatcatataatttttgttacatttgctATTAACATGACATATTAACAGTTTATCTTGGGTcagctagagcaccggccctggagtgaggaccagagttcaaatgccgtaatctttgtgatatattgttgtGGTCTTCTGATTAGTAACAGTTCACTTAAAAGCTAtctgcatccatattcattaatgaaattgttctcttctgtttttactcttcctggtttagccaTCAGCCccatatttgttttataaaaggaatttggtggttctttgcctattattccaaataatttatataataatgaaattagttcatttttaaagtggtagaattcacttgtaaatccatgtgGTCCTAATGGTTTTTCCTTTAGTAAGCCCATTTATGacctgttcaatttctttttctaaaagagTTTTATTTAGATgttctatttcctttttgctATTAATCTAGCCAGTTGTATTTTCaagtattcttccatttcacttaaattgctATATTGACATTATCGAGCAAAAcaactcctaataattgctttgatttcaccTTCATTAGTGGTAtttattcacccttttcatttttgatactgattttttaaaatcatattaaccaatggtttcttttactgtttttttcattaaaaaccaactcctagtttcatttattcaatggttttcttaacCTCCACTTTTATTTATCTCACTTTTTAATTTGAGGATTTCCAATTTAGTGTTTGtgagattttaaatttctttttctagtttttaaaggGCATACCCAATAACgatctgttctttattttattggtaTATGCATTTACAGATAACAATTTCCCTGTGATGATTACTTTTCCTGCATCCTTCAGGTTTTGTCCCCTAGTGCTTCTCTTTAATAAAATGGTTACATCGAACTTGCTCTCTTAACTTCCTCTTCTAAACTTCTCTTGTCCTATCAAAGTCAATACTGTCCTTCCAATCCAGTCTTGGTATCACCTTCCACCCTCTCCTGTCCCTCGCCTCCTAGATCTAACTAGTTGTCAGAATGCTGTTTCTGCTTTGATCCAACTTTTCTCTGCTTAGGCAGCTACTAACTAGGCTGGTTCTGCCATCACCCAGATTATCACTGTTTCCCTTACCCCAAGCTTCTCACTGCTCAAGTCTGACCCACACAATGCTGAAACTTCCTTCATCAGAGATCTGACTGGGTGACTCCTTTAATCACCCAACTTCCTATCATCTTGCCCACTGACTTCTGGGTGGTTTTTGTAGTTCTGGGATGGAAGAAGTCACTTGGTGAGGTTTCTCTTTGTACATCTTGATCATTATTTGGCCTGCTGCAATTTCTAGGTTCTCTCCATTTTGGACATGGGGAGCTGATCCGCTTGTGTCCATTCTGGTAGCCGTTTCATTTGGCCAGAAGTCCCACATGTGCTCAGATTTCTGTAGTCATAATCTTGCGACAGCTTTTTGGAAAGTTATCATGGCAAAGTAGATTGAAAATTGAAGTTGGAACTCCCATCTCTCAGGAATTTTGGGATCATGGCTAAATTaatgtttctttatctgttaaatagggataataatttatatactttaaaGTGCTGCAAAAATGTCAATCAGTCCAGCAAACCAGTATTAAAGGTCTGCTGTGTGATGTGCACAAATACAGAAATGAAGTtgttcctgcccttaaggagctttcattctattgGGAATGTAAATAGGTCCAGAAATAATACAAGATTGTTTAGAGAGTGAGGGAAAtaagaaagattaagtgaaatGTCTATTTTAGAGAGAAAATTAGGTCAAGCCTAACTATGCTCTAAGGACATCTTGTTTGTGGGAAACTGCATTTCCCCTCATTCATTTCCACTTCCTGTCCTGGAATTTTCAAGTTGGAAAAGTCCTTAAATTTTACATCAACCAGACTTCTATCCCAGACtcacatcctcattttatagcgaGGGAACAGCCACCAGAAGggaagtgccttgcccaaagtcTGTCAGAAGATTGCATTCAGTGTTTTTCACCATACTTCATTGCcttcaaaccaaaccaaacctcATCCTTTGGCTTTAGTCATCTCCTAAGGCCACTCCTCTTTCaactgactttttttcccctcattctttcAGCTGTTAATGCTCTGGGGCTGAAATAATGTAGTTAGTTTATAGGGACCAATTTGTGTATGTTTTCCAACTGTTGCAAAAATGTAAGCCCCCATTAGTCaggaacataatttttttttttttgtcttagtatCCCTAGCACCTAGTATTATACCTGGCAACAGTAGGTGCTTAGTGAATCGAACGAGTATCAATATATTCTAATTTCCAAAACTGAGTTTGGTTATGTTAATAAATGGGTTAAtcggagcggctaggtggcgtagtggataaagcaccggccttggagtcaggagtacctgagttcaaatctaacctcagacacttaataatgacctagctgtgtggtcttgggcaagccacttaaccccatttgccttacaaaaacctaaaaaaaaaatgggttaaTCAAGTCATACTAATAGTgagatttttctttgtaaaatactctttaggaaattaaatttttttatatgcatagaaaagaatattaaagtcTGAAATCATTTTTCCTTCAGGTATAGGAAACAAACACGCTCTTTTTCATGATACATGTTCCACCAGACCTGAAATttatgtgaaggaaaaaaaaatgttcatttctccAGATAATCGCACCTTTGAGCTCCTGTCCCATCCTGAGCACATACCTCTAGATCCCAGTTGCCTCGTACTCTTAATTATACTTGTGAAAACTTTCCTCAACCTCCTGATGATAGCCATTCGAAGAAAGGACACctatccaaactttctggaatgTTTTTGCATGTCGGTGGTGCTCATTGACTTGCTGCTTTTGGTGGGCTTCTCCTTTATAGCCTATTTCCAGGACTTTGCCCTTTGGGGGATTAGGTTTACAAAATACCACATCTGTCTGCTATCTCAAATTGTGTCCTTTGCCTGTGGCTTCCTGCACtgtccagtttttcttctaactggGCTGGATCACTACCTGAACATCTCTCAGACATCAAAGACCTCGCACTTCTGTCAAAACGTGTTTTATTTCTTTTCGGTCTTCTTTATTTGGATTGCAGCTCTCGTCTATGTTTTGGGAGACCCCGTTATCTTTGTAAGCCTGAGTAAATACGGTCTTTCTTCCTATCAGTGCCCTTTCTACGTTAGCATTCAGAGCTACTGGCTGTCGGTGTTCACAGTGGGGGTCCTCCTGGTGGTTTTTGGAACGTGTTGGCCTGAAGTCTTGAAGCTGACTCAATCCTTCCACATCATTTCCTTCATGAAGGAGACTGTCCTGTACTTCCCCCTCACACCAGACTGGGATCACGCAGTCATCAGTAAAAAGCAGCTCTTGACCAAGCTTTTAATCTGTTTTCTTGGAACTTGGCTCCCATTTGTTCTCCTTCAGATAATCATTCTGTTTCTAGACATACAGATTCCAGCCTACGTGGAGATGAACGTCCCCTGGTTGTATTTCATTAACAGTTTTCTCATCGCTGCAGCTTATTGGCTTAGGAGTCAGGAGCTCAAGGCAACAGAAACAATTTTACACATAGACCCGTTTGTGAACTGGAAATTCTGCTTTATTCCATTTACAATTCATCAAATGgagcaaatggaaaaagctgCTGCAGCAGTAACCGTCTGTTAAAACCCAGGGGTCATCTCACTGTGTGATCATCTTTGCAAATGGAGCAGACAAGGAAACGTGAGGATGGCCATCCCAAAGATGTTAGGAAACCACGTAAGAGTACTGGTCACCTTGACGTTTGGAGCCGCAAGCTAAAATGCCTGGATGTTGGATTTGGATCCTGAAAGTGTAAAGAGTTATCCCCACCCCCATGTTCcaataaatcacttttttttagaatttgctaaaaaagaaatattctttatatttttttaaaagtccacaACTACCTCCATTTTATCCCAGGATGTTTTGAAATTAAGATGGAAGAGGCAATTTGATTGGTGAGGCTGAATGTTAAATGTTTGTATTCCCAGGTACCTTTCAAGCCCTTATGTAAAATCAGAGACTTAGTGACAACTTTGCAGGTGTATGGTCTTTATTAAACATTCTAgaaagggtttttaaaaatcatgtccTCTTATTTGGTTGGGAAGGTGGAGAAGAtagattgtttttaataaaaaccaTTGAAATAACAGGATAAGACATTATCATTATTCAattatacattataaaatattttgagaggTAGAATGGTCTTTCTCTGACATACTGGTTGTGAACTGGCCAGTTCTCTTCACCTGTCTATGCTCCCAGGAACCTTTAATGCCAATTACATCACGGACCTGAATGCACACagctctattttattttaaaaactatgttaATTGAATTAGTTTAATAagcttaacttttaaaaaatgtctccAAGCTATTCATGCAACGGTTGTTTTAAAAAGGTGTCTCTTGCTAGATTATAGAGGAATTCCTTGGGGTAGGAAATGTCTTTGGAGTGGATTTTACCATAGctattctgttttctcatttccctacATTTTATATAGGTATCTCTCCATATGCCAATTTTCATATTGTGGTAAAATAACAGATCTctggcaaaaaatgaaaatgttccaGATCAAAGGATCGAAACTACCTGAGCTGGAGACTGTTCTGTGAGGGCAACAGTCAGCCCCCCTCTCTGTCACCACACCAATGACTTGGTTCCACAACCATCCAAGGTTGGGATAGATAGGAGGGAGGGACAGAGCGCAATCATTCCCGTGGCCCAGTCTTCCACAGCAGCTGATCCTATCGACTCAATTCTTGAAACAAATTGGAGCAGTTGGAGAAGCTGAGGTCTCATCCCTCAACAATGAAAGTAGAAACTGCCCTTTTAGCATGCCAGTCCTTGTGACAAGAGAAGCATGACATCTCATAATCATGCTGAATAACTGATGTGGAAACAGAATGGTATGGTCTGCCAACTCTCTCCCAGGTGACAGTCATTTCCATTCATCAGAGGTCCTGAGCAAAGCTCCAGGAACAAAGAGGCAggaacaatccctgctctcagagAGTGTGGATAATCTAATCTAAGTGGGAAGATAATCAACTCTGATGTTGGAAGTACACAGTGCCCAGGTAAGGTCTGGGCCAAGTGCTGGGAGGAGCATGCCAGCTGCGGATGGGTGGTGAGTGGTCAGACTTGGTGCAGGCGGCTCTCAGGTGGTGGTCTTTGAGGGGTGAGCGAAGGCACTAGACTGGAGAGAGCAGGACAAGCATAGAAGACGGTAAACAGCATTTCAATTTGCCTGGGACAGGATGAAGGGACAAGCAGGCTGGATCCATGCTTGAGAGCAACCCCAAGGTCATAAACTACCTGTAATCTACTCAAGGAGATTAAAACCGGTGGCAATagggacagttagatggcacagtggatagagcaccagccctggagtcaggaggacctgagttccaatgtgatctcagacacttaattacctatctgtgtggccttcattaagccacttaaccccattgacttacaaaaaggaaaaaaaaacggAGGTGTGATCCTTGTCCTAAAATGGTCAAGAATTTACCTGGAGTAGCTGAATAACAACGAGGAGTGTCACATTACATTCTACTACTTAGAGCAAATGTCTCCCAAATCTGGGAAGAGAACCCCATTAGCATCCTGGAGGTAGTCAGAAGGAATTCAGAGGCCATTAAGGCCTGAGCCTCGTGGTACAGATGAGGAATGAAGCCCAGAGGTCACAGGGTGGCCCAGGCACACAGTTACTTGCTGtctgtctgaggaaggatttgaagcATAGCTTCCAGTCTGACTCCCTTTAAATAGACTAACTCTGGACCGGGGTTCTTCAGTTCTGCTGCCTGTCTCACATTAATGATCTGGAGAAGAGCCATTCATGCAAGTGTCAGCCCAAGTTCTAGGCCAGGGGCTAATGCTCTGGATGGTGACACCAatggtcattttcctttcttggtcATGGGCTATTTTATTCCATTCATAAAGTTTGTGGAAAAGCACTATTGGAAGGACTATAAACAAAGGCTAAATAAACTCCTTATGTTCCAAAGAACACTAGTCAAGTAAGGAAATCACAAAGCCCCCCTCCCTGTCCTGGCCTCCTTTTGGACCTTTGTTCCTTTACCCTTTTCAGTCATAATTTGGAACGAAGGGACCTATGTCTACCTGTAATGACATTCTAAAGCCCCTCCCCCAGTATGAAACAGATGAAGGGAATCTTATACCTCTTCCTCCAAAAAGCTTTTTACTGCTGTGTGGGCCTTGAAAGAGGAGGATTccccccttgccccccccccaccagaggCATCTGGTGGGGCAGTGGCCACAGCCTGGGCTTGGGGGTTAGGAAGACTTCTCTCCccgagttcaaacccagcctcagacacttcccagtTGGTGACTTTGGACACTTAGGCCTGTTTGCCTCGGTGTCTTCATCTCAAATGAGAATGGCAAACcagccactccagtgtctttggcaagaaaatacacaacagggtcacaaagagtcaggtcCTAGGGAAAGGAATAAATGTGGGGGATTATTACAATATAAGGAAGTCCAACACACCAGCCAAATGGAAAGAAGCGTTTATTTCAGAAGCAATGAACTTACAATTGATGTACAATATATTATTgcaatataaacaatataaataagTGATTTTGGAGGCCCACTAAATCTCTACCCGAACCCATGTGAGGAAATGTTACAATAATGTTCTATATGAAAATGTGCAGGTACCAAAAGGTGCAATTACAAGCAAGTTTAAGCAGCAGAGTATAAGGTGCTTCAATTCAAAAGTTGTGTTGCCCACAGACATAGGAACGCTAAATTTTTACTTCACTTTTGCTACAATCCACAACAAATATGAAACTCTAAAGTTCATTCACATGCTACTTGTTAATATGAAagtgcattttttccttttctttaaaaaaatacatcaagTGGACATAATCTGTATAACATAGATCATGGTGTGCTCTTAtactgtaaaattattttaacttcattttcaGGCTATACAATTTATAAGTGGGGCTATATATAGACACTAATCTAATTATCCTAGACAATGCTAAAactatcatttcattttctggTAAAGAATATTCCAATACAATACATGGTAAAGAATACACCTATATATAATTTTAACCTTTGCTTttgcaaatatattaaaatgtcttGCTTTAATAGATTAATTTCACACCTCATGATGCTTTGCTCATCCTTGG from Macrotis lagotis isolate mMagLag1 chromosome 6, bilby.v1.9.chrom.fasta, whole genome shotgun sequence encodes:
- the GPR160 gene encoding putative G-protein coupled receptor 160 isoform X1 — encoded protein: MKLIQLDRHPTDLIGLTASLSSGRLRWSQAQDGKEPGTDLIHLEGPSGLRSNPWRNQGIGNKHALFHDTCSTRPEIYVKEKKMFISPDNRTFELLSHPEHIPLDPSCLVLLIILVKTFLNLLMIAIRRKDTYPNFLECFCMSVVLIDLLLLVGFSFIAYFQDFALWGIRFTKYHICLLSQIVSFACGFLHCPVFLLTGLDHYLNISQTSKTSHFCQNVFYFFSVFFIWIAALVYVLGDPVIFVSLSKYGLSSYQCPFYVSIQSYWLSVFTVGVLLVVFGTCWPEVLKLTQSFHIISFMKETVLYFPLTPDWDHAVISKKQLLTKLLICFLGTWLPFVLLQIIILFLDIQIPAYVEMNVPWLYFINSFLIAAAYWLRSQELKATETILHIDPFVNWKFCFIPFTIHQMEQMEKAAAAVTVC
- the GPR160 gene encoding putative G-protein coupled receptor 160 isoform X2 — translated: MFISPDNRTFELLSHPEHIPLDPSCLVLLIILVKTFLNLLMIAIRRKDTYPNFLECFCMSVVLIDLLLLVGFSFIAYFQDFALWGIRFTKYHICLLSQIVSFACGFLHCPVFLLTGLDHYLNISQTSKTSHFCQNVFYFFSVFFIWIAALVYVLGDPVIFVSLSKYGLSSYQCPFYVSIQSYWLSVFTVGVLLVVFGTCWPEVLKLTQSFHIISFMKETVLYFPLTPDWDHAVISKKQLLTKLLICFLGTWLPFVLLQIIILFLDIQIPAYVEMNVPWLYFINSFLIAAAYWLRSQELKATETILHIDPFVNWKFCFIPFTIHQMEQMEKAAAAVTVC